DNA sequence from the Sulfurimonas sp. HSL3-7 genome:
TTCGTCTTTAGTGAGTTGATTGATCGTCGGGGGCATAATATTTTGATCTAATGCCATAATTGAAACAACGGCTTCAATAATACCTGTTGCGCCTAAGCAGTGTCCGGTGCTCCCTTTTACAGAGCTGACAGGCGGTACGGTGTCAAACACCTCTTTAAATGCTTTCGTCTCATTCGCATCGCCGAGCGGGGTGCTTGTCCCGTGCGCATTGATGTAGTCTATTGTCGGATTGTTTGCCATAGCTAAAGCCGCTTGCATAGCACGTACGGGCCCGTCTGTGGACGGTGTCGTAATGTGACCGGCATCAGCACTTTCGCCAAAGCCTGAAATTTTGGCATAGATCTTAGCACCCCGCTTTTGCGCATGTTCCAGTGTCTCTAAGACGAGTGCCCCGGCACCTTCGCCCATGACAAAGCCGTCTCGCTCTTTATCGAAAGGCCTGGAAGCGGTTTCAGGATCGTCATGGCGTGTCGAGAGCGCTTTCATCACACTGAACCCGCGAATGCCCATGGAGGATATCGTTGCTTCGCTTCCCATGGCGACCATGACATCGGCACCGCCGGTCATAATGGTCTTGGTAGCCTGTGTTATCGCATGCAGACCTGCTGTACATGCA
Encoded proteins:
- the fabF gene encoding beta-ketoacyl-ACP synthase II — protein: MKTVVITGIGMINGVGNSAPESFQAMLNGVSGVSKITHFDASDDAVQIACEVKEFDPETVMHPKDIKKSDRFIHLGLHALKEALSDANLDPASLDSTRMGVSAATGIGGLPMIQTNIEKNALGQKISPFFIPGTITNMLAGYASIYYDLKGPNLSSTTACTAGLHAITQATKTIMTGGADVMVAMGSEATISSMGIRGFSVMKALSTRHDDPETASRPFDKERDGFVMGEGAGALVLETLEHAQKRGAKIYAKISGFGESADAGHITTPSTDGPVRAMQAALAMANNPTIDYINAHGTSTPLGDANETKAFKEVFDTVPPVSSVKGSTGHCLGATGIIEAVVSIMALDQNIMPPTINQLTKDEACDLDYVPNLPRKKQLQTVMSTNYGFGGTNGAIIFTKSV